The Streptomyces sp. NBC_00459 DNA segment TTCCGCTGGCCGTGGTCGTGGTCGACCGCGAAGGCCTGGTCTCGCACTGGAGCAGGGGCGCGCGGCGTCTGTTCGGCGCCTCCAAGGAGGAAGCCCTCGGCCAGCCCGCCGTCGACCTGCTGCCCGTCTCCGGCGCACTCCCCGACGCCGACGACGAGAACACCACCCCGTACGGCGCCTACGACGGTCTCGGACCCGACCTGGAGTCCTCCCTCGACGGCCGGCTCGCCTACCGGGCCGCGGGCCGCGCCCGTCTCACGGTGCCCGGGCGGGACGGCGACCGCATCGACGTGCTGTGGTGGGCCTACCCGCTGGTGGGACCGGGCCACGAGCGCCTCCTCGTGCTGGCCGCCGACACCGACGTACTGCGCCAGGAGGACGACGAGGTCCCCGTCGAGCGCATCGCGCCCGGATTCGCCCTGCACACCGACTTCCCCGGCGCCGACGAACTCGCCCGCAGACTTCCCGAGATCCTGCCCAGCATGAGCGTCGGGGAAAGCGCCCGCATCGTCGCCCAGATCCTCGAACTGGGCTATCCCGTACTGGAGTTCAGCCAGAACGAGCTGGTCCCGGTCACCCCGGACTGGGGCGTGCCCCGGCGCGCCGAGCGCAAGGCCCGCCGGGAGCGGGCGGCCCGGGCCGTGCAGGCAGGCGAGCCCCTGCCCGAGGACCTCCAGGACGACGTCGAGGACCTCGAATACGCGGCAGTGCGCGAGCGGCTGGAGTTCCTCAACGACGTCAGCGGGCGCATCGGCACCTCGCTCGACCTGTCCCGCACGATCATCGAGGTCAGCAAGGCCGTCGTACCCCGTTTCACGGATGTCGCGGGCACCTATCTGCGCGAACAGGTCGTCGCGGGCGAGGGGTTCCCCGACGGGGTGCCCGACACGACGACGATGTGGCACCGCGTCGCCCTCGAACACACCGACGAACCTGGCCGCTGGGACGACGTCGTACCGGTCGGCGAGGCCATGCCGTTCCCGGCGCACACCCCGTTCTTCCAGTGCATGACCAGCGGTCAGCCCGTCCTCGTGCCGCGCATCAGCGAGCAGATGGGCCACATGATCGCCTCGCAGTTCGAGAAGCGTGACATCCGGCCGCTGATCACGGGCCGCTCCATGCTGGTCGTCCCGCTGAAGGCACGCAACGTCGTCCTCGGCTTCATGATTCTGCTGCGCCACCCGGAGCGTGTCGAGTTCAACGACATGGACCGCGTCACCGGCGCCGAACTCGCCGCCCGCGCGGGCCTCGTACTCGACAACGCGCGCATGTACACCTACCAGGAGAGCGTCGCGGAGACCCTCCAGGACAGCATGCTGCCGCAGATCCCGCCGCGCATGGCGGGCTGCGACATCGCCACCCGCTATCTGCCCGGCACGCTGCTGGGCCGGGTCGGCGGCGACTGGTTCGACTCCGTGAAACTGCCGGGCGCCCGCACCGCCCTCGTCGTCGGCGACGTCATGGGGCACGGCCTCAACTCGGCAGCGATGATGGGCCAGTTGCGTACGGCCGTCCAGACCATGGCCGCCCTGGACCTGCCGCCCGCCCAACTCCTGCGCAACCTCGACGACCTCGCCCAGCGCCTGGGTGACACCTACCTCGCGACCTGTCTCTACGCCGTCTACGACCCGATCGCCGGCGAGCTGCACCTCGCCAACGCGGGCCATATCCCGCCCGTCCTGGTCCGCGCGGTGGACGGCCGGAGCGAGCTGCTCGACCTGCCCACCGGCGCGCCCATCGGCGTCGGCGGAGTGCCCTTCGAGTCGGTACGCGTGCGCGTGGAGCCCGGCGACCGGCTCGTGATGTGCACCGACGGGCTGGTCGAGGTGCGCGGCGAGGACATCGGCGTGGGGCTGGCGACGCTCTGTGAGTCCGCCGCCCACCCGGCCGCCTCCATGGACGACGCCTGCGACACGATCATCCGTGCCCTGAACGTACGCGGTGGCCGCAAGGACGACGTGGCGCTGCTGATGGCCAGGCTCAACGGCATCGAACCGGACGACGTCGCCGAATGGCGGCTCGCCCTCGACCCGGCCGAGGTCGGCCGGGCCCGTGCCGTGGTCCGCGAACAGCTCCACGACTGGGGCCTGGCGCGGCTGGTGGACAGCGCCGAGCTGCTGGTCAGTGAACTCGTCACCAACGCGGTACGGCACTCGCGCGGGCGCCCTCTCGAACTGCGGCTGGTGCGCGGCGAGACGCTGCTGTGCGAGGTGGACGACGACGATCACACCCTGCCCACGCTCCTGGGCACCGAGCCCACGGCCGAGGTCGGCCGAGGGCTGCGCGTGGTGAGCACACTGGCTCGGGAGTGGGGGGCGAGCCGTACGGGGGCAGGCAAGACCGTGTGGTTCGAACTCACTCTGCCGCGCCGACGCTGACACCCCGCCCTCGATGTCGGTGCCCTGTGCTTGGATTGATGTTGCCGCGGGGCCGGGGAGGCGTGAGAGGCGCACACCGGCGTGCACCTCTCGAACGAGCCGTGAAGGTATGCGCGGTGCGCTTGTGGGCGCAACCGGGGCACGGTAGACCGAACTGGCCCGTCCCGTCGGACGGACAGCCGTCGCACCCTGGGGAGTTGGGCATGAGCGTGACGAGTCGGTACAGGGAGGCCTGGGAGGGCTTCTGGCGCGAGGCCCCTCACGAACAGGGAGCC contains these protein-coding regions:
- a CDS encoding ATP-binding SpoIIE family protein phosphatase codes for the protein MDRGTETGASPSRGAEESAPAEHATAGRIPLAVVVVDREGLVSHWSRGARRLFGASKEEALGQPAVDLLPVSGALPDADDENTTPYGAYDGLGPDLESSLDGRLAYRAAGRARLTVPGRDGDRIDVLWWAYPLVGPGHERLLVLAADTDVLRQEDDEVPVERIAPGFALHTDFPGADELARRLPEILPSMSVGESARIVAQILELGYPVLEFSQNELVPVTPDWGVPRRAERKARRERAARAVQAGEPLPEDLQDDVEDLEYAAVRERLEFLNDVSGRIGTSLDLSRTIIEVSKAVVPRFTDVAGTYLREQVVAGEGFPDGVPDTTTMWHRVALEHTDEPGRWDDVVPVGEAMPFPAHTPFFQCMTSGQPVLVPRISEQMGHMIASQFEKRDIRPLITGRSMLVVPLKARNVVLGFMILLRHPERVEFNDMDRVTGAELAARAGLVLDNARMYTYQESVAETLQDSMLPQIPPRMAGCDIATRYLPGTLLGRVGGDWFDSVKLPGARTALVVGDVMGHGLNSAAMMGQLRTAVQTMAALDLPPAQLLRNLDDLAQRLGDTYLATCLYAVYDPIAGELHLANAGHIPPVLVRAVDGRSELLDLPTGAPIGVGGVPFESVRVRVEPGDRLVMCTDGLVEVRGEDIGVGLATLCESAAHPAASMDDACDTIIRALNVRGGRKDDVALLMARLNGIEPDDVAEWRLALDPAEVGRARAVVREQLHDWGLARLVDSAELLVSELVTNAVRHSRGRPLELRLVRGETLLCEVDDDDHTLPTLLGTEPTAEVGRGLRVVSTLAREWGASRTGAGKTVWFELTLPRRR